One stretch of Natronoarchaeum philippinense DNA includes these proteins:
- a CDS encoding ribonucleotide-diphosphate reductase subunit beta, whose product MPILNHDAEHDPNKILPIDYDWAREYYEAGVANNWVPAEVPMQDDVSQWNGDELTDAERRLVEWNLGFFSTAESLTANNIVLALYEYVTAPECRQYLLRQAYEEAIHTDTFIYCCDSLGFDPEYMYGMYDRIPAIERKDDFVVDLTQAIDRDDFSIETTEDVRALLRDLVGFYVIMEGIFFYAGFAMMLGLKRQNKMVGVGEQFEYIMRDESLHVGFGVDLIEQIRAEQPDVWTDEFEAELREQITTAVDLEQAYAEAACPDEILGMGPEQFAEYVEYVADRRLAQLEMPDEYGTANPFDWMSEQVDLNKEKNFFESQVTEYQSGGSLDW is encoded by the coding sequence ATGCCGATTCTCAACCACGACGCCGAACACGACCCGAACAAGATACTGCCGATCGACTACGACTGGGCCCGCGAGTACTACGAGGCCGGCGTCGCCAACAACTGGGTGCCCGCCGAGGTGCCGATGCAAGACGACGTTTCCCAGTGGAACGGCGACGAACTCACCGACGCCGAGCGCCGGCTCGTCGAGTGGAACCTCGGCTTCTTTTCGACGGCCGAGTCGCTGACCGCGAACAACATCGTGCTGGCGCTGTACGAGTACGTCACGGCGCCGGAGTGTCGCCAGTACCTGCTCCGGCAGGCCTACGAGGAGGCGATCCACACGGACACGTTCATCTACTGCTGTGACTCGCTGGGGTTCGACCCCGAGTACATGTACGGCATGTACGACCGCATCCCCGCCATCGAACGCAAAGACGACTTCGTCGTCGATCTCACGCAGGCGATCGACCGGGACGACTTCTCGATTGAGACGACCGAGGACGTTCGCGCGCTCCTCCGGGACCTCGTCGGCTTTTACGTCATCATGGAGGGGATCTTCTTCTACGCCGGCTTCGCCATGATGCTCGGGCTCAAGCGCCAGAACAAGATGGTCGGCGTCGGCGAGCAGTTCGAGTACATCATGCGCGACGAGTCGCTCCACGTCGGCTTCGGCGTCGACCTGATCGAGCAGATCCGCGCCGAACAGCCCGATGTCTGGACCGACGAGTTCGAGGCCGAACTGCGCGAGCAGATCACGACGGCGGTCGACCTCGAACAGGCCTACGCCGAGGCCGCCTGCCCCGACGAAATCCTCGGGATGGGTCCCGAACAGTTCGCCGAGTACGTCGAGTACGTCGCCGACCGCCGGCTCGCACAGTTGGAGATGCCCGACGAGTACGGCACCGCGAACCCCTTCGACTGGATGAGCGAACAGGTCGATCTCAACAAGGAGAAGAACTTCTTCGAGAGCCAAGTCACGGAGTACCAATCGGGCGGCTCGCTCGACTGGTAG
- a CDS encoding ribonucleoside-diphosphate reductase subunit alpha — MSQHATSTTDEIRSIVERASDDFEDVLPDETVEDIVSTAERNLYAGAPREEIYEGVLQVLTARIEREPEYKRVAAAVFRARYCEEILGEDLSGDALDSAYRDSLGELIDRGIEADLLDERMAERFDIEGLAAALEPDRDELFEYMALDTLYQRYFLKTADGERLELPQVFWMRVAMGLALEEDDPQARAVEFYEVLSKLEFTPSSPTLFHSGTTHPQLSSCYLTTIEDDLEGIFEAYKHHAVLSKWSGGLGNDWTNLRADGALIESTGVESTGTVPFLRISNDVTAAINRSGKRRGAACGYLECWHLDFESFLDLKRNTGDERRRTPDMNTAAWVPDLFMERVEADEEWTLFSPDEVPELHETYGEDFADIYRKYEEQADNGELRQYERVDAAELWRTMLTRLFETGHPWITFKDPCNIGSPQDHAGVVHSSNLCTEITLNTSADEHAVCNLGSVNLATHVEEGNGDDSPGERGDAELDRDRLAETIETATRMLDNVVDLCFYPTDEAEASNMRHRPVGLGTMGFHDALMQLGVPMGGEDAVEYANRWQEFVSYHTILNSSKLAAERGTYESYEGSKWDRGILPQDTVDLLERERSQRVPTEREETLDWDAVREHVETHGMRNSNTMAIAPTATISTINGTTPSIEPVYSNLYVKSNMSGDFTVINDQLVEDLQARDLWDDELVDQLKYHDGSIQEIDRVPDELKELYRGAFEIDPRHQLRLTAHRQTWIDQSVSHNVFFPSTDGSMLDDIYRTAWRLGLKTTYYLRTLGASQIEKSTLDMDEYGKTQHRDGGTGSDADATARPASDSTDGDADSSSRADGGSAPPSDGDAAAASGGDSTTASSDDELCAVEDPTCDACQ; from the coding sequence ATGAGCCAACACGCGACATCTACGACCGACGAGATCCGTTCGATCGTCGAACGGGCGAGCGACGACTTCGAGGACGTGCTGCCCGACGAGACCGTCGAGGACATCGTCTCGACGGCCGAGCGCAACCTCTACGCGGGCGCGCCCCGCGAGGAGATCTACGAGGGCGTCCTGCAGGTGCTGACCGCCCGGATCGAACGCGAGCCCGAATACAAGCGCGTCGCCGCCGCGGTGTTCCGAGCGCGCTACTGCGAGGAGATTCTCGGTGAGGACCTTTCCGGGGACGCCCTCGATTCGGCCTACCGCGACTCGCTGGGCGAACTGATCGACCGCGGCATCGAGGCCGACCTGCTCGACGAGCGGATGGCCGAGCGCTTCGACATCGAGGGACTCGCCGCGGCGCTGGAACCGGACCGAGACGAGTTGTTCGAGTACATGGCGCTCGATACGCTGTATCAGCGGTACTTCCTCAAGACCGCCGACGGCGAGCGCCTCGAACTGCCACAGGTGTTCTGGATGCGGGTTGCGATGGGACTGGCGCTGGAGGAAGACGACCCGCAGGCCCGCGCCGTGGAGTTCTACGAAGTCCTCTCGAAACTGGAGTTCACGCCGTCCTCGCCGACGCTGTTCCACAGCGGGACGACCCATCCGCAGCTATCTTCGTGTTACCTGACGACCATCGAGGACGATCTGGAGGGGATCTTCGAGGCGTACAAGCACCACGCCGTCCTCTCGAAGTGGAGCGGCGGGCTGGGCAACGACTGGACGAACCTCCGGGCCGACGGCGCGCTCATCGAATCGACGGGCGTCGAGTCGACCGGGACGGTGCCGTTCCTCCGGATCAGCAACGACGTGACCGCGGCGATCAACCGCTCGGGCAAGCGCCGCGGCGCGGCCTGTGGCTATCTGGAGTGCTGGCATCTGGACTTCGAGTCGTTCCTCGATCTCAAGCGCAACACCGGCGACGAGCGCCGGCGGACGCCCGACATGAACACGGCCGCGTGGGTGCCCGACCTGTTCATGGAGCGCGTCGAGGCCGACGAGGAGTGGACGCTGTTTTCGCCCGACGAAGTGCCCGAGCTCCACGAGACCTACGGCGAGGACTTCGCCGATATCTACCGCAAGTACGAAGAGCAGGCCGACAACGGCGAACTCCGGCAGTACGAGCGCGTCGACGCCGCCGAGCTGTGGCGGACGATGCTGACCCGGCTGTTCGAGACGGGCCACCCGTGGATCACGTTCAAGGATCCCTGCAACATCGGCAGCCCGCAAGACCACGCCGGCGTCGTCCACTCGTCGAACCTCTGTACCGAGATCACGCTCAACACGAGCGCCGACGAGCACGCGGTCTGTAACCTCGGGAGCGTGAACCTCGCCACGCACGTCGAGGAGGGGAATGGAGACGACAGCCCCGGCGAGCGCGGCGACGCCGAACTCGACCGCGATCGCCTCGCCGAGACGATCGAGACGGCGACGCGCATGCTCGACAACGTCGTCGACCTCTGTTTCTACCCGACCGACGAGGCCGAAGCGTCGAACATGCGTCATCGACCCGTCGGACTCGGGACGATGGGCTTTCACGACGCACTCATGCAACTCGGCGTCCCGATGGGCGGCGAGGACGCCGTCGAGTACGCCAACCGCTGGCAGGAGTTCGTCTCGTATCACACCATCCTGAACTCCTCGAAGCTCGCGGCCGAACGGGGCACCTACGAGTCCTACGAGGGCTCGAAGTGGGACCGGGGCATTCTGCCACAGGACACCGTCGACCTGCTCGAACGCGAGCGGAGCCAGCGAGTGCCCACAGAGCGCGAGGAGACGCTGGACTGGGACGCCGTCCGCGAGCACGTCGAGACCCACGGGATGCGCAACTCCAACACGATGGCGATCGCGCCGACGGCGACGATCTCGACGATCAACGGGACGACGCCGTCGATCGAGCCGGTGTACTCGAACCTCTACGTCAAGTCCAACATGAGCGGGGACTTCACCGTGATCAACGATCAGCTCGTCGAGGACCTGCAGGCCCGCGACCTCTGGGACGACGAGCTGGTCGACCAGCTCAAGTACCACGACGGCTCGATCCAAGAGATCGACCGCGTTCCCGACGAGCTCAAGGAACTGTACCGCGGCGCGTTCGAGATCGACCCGCGCCACCAGCTCCGGCTCACCGCCCACCGCCAGACGTGGATCGACCAGTCGGTGTCCCACAACGTCTTTTTCCCCTCGACCGACGGCTCGATGCTCGACGACATCTACCGGACGGCGTGGCGACTGGGTCTGAAGACGACGTACTACCTTCGGACGCTGGGCGCCTCCCAGATCGAGAAGTCGACGCTGGACATGGACGAGTACGGCAAGACACAGCACCGCGACGGCGGGACGGGCAGTGATGCCGACGCGACGGCGCGCCCGGCGTCGGACAGCACTGACGGCGATGCCGATTCGTCGTCGAGAGCCGACGGCGGCTCGGCGCCGCCGTCCGACGGCGATGCGGCCGCGGCGTCCGGCGGCGATTCCACAACGGCATCGAGCGACGACGAACTCTGTGCCGTCGAGGACCCGACCTGCGACGCCTGCCAGTGA
- a CDS encoding HVO_2523 family zinc finger protein: MAEDGAAGGRPCPICEEPLYKRHCKYVCPQHGVIMDCADTFWN, encoded by the coding sequence ATGGCCGAGGACGGCGCCGCGGGCGGTCGCCCCTGCCCGATCTGTGAGGAGCCGCTGTACAAGCGCCACTGCAAGTACGTCTGCCCGCAACACGGCGTCATCATGGACTGCGCGGATACGTTCTGGAACTAG
- a CDS encoding TVP38/TMEM64 family protein translates to MQPGTRRSLAGVGLLAVVVAVALTASPAAAVDAVDAAAQDPATFVAVVAALYLVRPLALWPPTLVAVVVGYGLGIAAGVPVGLAGAVLTSAPPFFVARWMGEGSDAGAIARLAEMGGGYFGSVGDLRGVVAARLAPIPADAVSCAAGLSAMRFRTFALGVLVGEIPWTVAAVVVGSSLSTITARGLGGVGTPLAVATTAAAALLLAGPAYERFRGRGADI, encoded by the coding sequence ATGCAACCGGGAACGCGGCGATCGCTGGCGGGCGTCGGCCTGCTCGCCGTCGTCGTCGCCGTCGCGCTGACCGCCTCGCCGGCAGCCGCGGTCGACGCCGTCGACGCCGCAGCGCAGGACCCAGCGACGTTCGTCGCCGTCGTCGCGGCGCTGTATCTCGTTCGCCCGCTCGCGCTGTGGCCGCCGACGCTGGTGGCGGTCGTCGTGGGCTACGGTCTCGGCATCGCCGCGGGCGTCCCGGTTGGGCTCGCCGGGGCAGTCCTCACGTCGGCGCCGCCCTTTTTCGTCGCGCGCTGGATGGGCGAGGGAAGCGACGCGGGGGCGATCGCGCGGCTCGCCGAGATGGGCGGCGGCTACTTCGGCTCGGTCGGCGATCTGCGCGGCGTCGTCGCGGCGCGGTTGGCGCCGATCCCGGCCGACGCCGTGAGCTGTGCGGCGGGGCTATCCGCGATGCGGTTTCGGACGTTCGCGCTCGGCGTGCTCGTGGGCGAGATTCCGTGGACCGTCGCGGCCGTCGTCGTCGGCAGTTCGCTGTCGACGATCACCGCGCGAGGGCTCGGCGGCGTCGGAACGCCGCTGGCAGTCGCCACGACCGCCGCGGCCGCGCTGTTGCTCGCCGGGCCGGCCTACGAGCGCTTCCGAGGTCGGGGCGCAGACATCTAG
- a CDS encoding DUF5830 family protein, which yields MDGDPVEVALELLRALEHEELSVADAVDRIETVTTHPATTREILDTAEKRGIIEREDGIIRPQGRTYVSFESQVVQKEGEFECRRCGAGLSTGHFIRFDAGDLGPFGSSCIRKVTGRD from the coding sequence ATGGACGGCGACCCCGTCGAGGTGGCACTCGAACTGCTCCGCGCGCTCGAACACGAGGAGCTGAGCGTCGCCGACGCGGTCGACCGCATCGAGACGGTGACGACCCATCCGGCGACGACCCGCGAGATCCTCGACACCGCCGAAAAGCGCGGCATCATCGAGCGCGAGGACGGCATCATCCGACCGCAGGGGCGCACGTACGTCAGCTTCGAGAGCCAAGTCGTCCAAAAAGAGGGAGAGTTCGAGTGCCGGCGCTGTGGCGCCGGGCTGTCGACCGGTCACTTCATCCGCTTCGACGCGGGTGATCTCGGTCCCTTCGGCTCCTCGTGCATCCGCAAAGTCACCGGCCGCGACTGA
- a CDS encoding DUF7115 domain-containing protein, with translation MSVPGVVESTLDGETVAAEVALGGEDVLYITPTRTLIYRAEGLLSDETVEEYPHEAERLTVKEGRRKTRFSLEYPLDGTKEFTLPSNSAERALHPVLAGIMNAGGVTDPGETVVKTYRFSELTLVITSERLVKHIGEVVWDEDYEEFHYDDVTDLTFEEGSVATQIVLEVDGRQQRIKAPKEHAREVRERLTQALYGYYDVNSMDELRAAVAPDETLDEDADATSNVDFGEGVDPLEANPPAPDDEDLTDEAADAAASSTDRDAVGGASATARNEAVDQADAQTASNTGSADATQQSAAATEASTSQQSKAAETAQADASEERGESSESEESSFDFEDAGFEPAESDEPASDHDDLAAEVAELRAVVEQQNERLDEQRRVIEQLVEELSRGR, from the coding sequence ATGAGCGTACCCGGTGTAGTCGAATCGACACTCGACGGCGAGACGGTCGCCGCGGAAGTGGCACTCGGTGGCGAGGACGTGCTGTACATCACGCCGACGCGAACGCTGATCTACCGGGCCGAAGGGCTGTTGAGCGACGAGACGGTCGAGGAGTACCCTCACGAGGCCGAGCGACTGACCGTCAAGGAGGGACGCCGCAAGACGCGCTTTAGCCTGGAGTACCCACTCGACGGGACCAAGGAGTTCACCCTGCCCTCGAACAGCGCCGAGCGGGCGCTCCACCCGGTGCTGGCGGGGATCATGAACGCCGGCGGCGTCACCGACCCCGGCGAAACGGTCGTCAAGACCTACCGCTTCAGCGAGCTGACGCTGGTCATCACCAGCGAGCGACTGGTCAAGCACATCGGCGAAGTCGTCTGGGACGAGGACTACGAGGAGTTCCACTACGACGACGTGACCGATCTCACCTTCGAGGAGGGCAGCGTCGCCACCCAGATCGTGCTGGAAGTCGACGGCCGCCAGCAGCGTATCAAGGCGCCCAAGGAACACGCCCGCGAAGTGCGCGAGCGGTTGACCCAAGCGCTGTACGGCTACTACGACGTGAACTCGATGGACGAGCTGCGGGCGGCCGTCGCACCCGACGAGACGCTCGACGAGGACGCCGACGCGACCTCGAACGTCGACTTCGGCGAGGGCGTCGACCCGCTCGAAGCCAACCCGCCGGCGCCCGACGACGAGGACCTGACGGACGAGGCGGCCGACGCCGCGGCGTCGAGCACGGACCGCGACGCCGTCGGGGGGGCGAGCGCGACGGCACGGAACGAAGCGGTCGACCAAGCGGACGCGCAAACGGCCTCGAACACGGGGTCCGCGGACGCCACCCAGCAGTCAGCAGCGGCGACCGAGGCGTCGACGAGCCAGCAATCGAAGGCAGCCGAGACGGCGCAAGCGGACGCCAGCGAGGAACGCGGGGAGAGTTCGGAGTCCGAGGAATCGTCGTTCGACTTCGAGGACGCCGGGTTCGAGCCCGCCGAGTCGGACGAGCCAGCGAGCGATCACGACGACCTCGCGGCCGAAGTCGCGGAGCTGCGAGCTGTGGTCGAGCAGCAAAACGAGCGCCTCGACGAGCAGCGCCGCGTCATCGAGCAACTGGTCGAAGAACTCAGTCGCGGCCGGTGA
- a CDS encoding Gfo/Idh/MocA family protein yields MTEQDAVRLGVVGLGFMGQTHATNAEELGHEVVAGTDLDPDAREAFAATYDAATYEDVDEMYDAEALDAVAVSTPNAYHESAAVGALERDIDVLCEKPLADTLDSAERIAAAADDSDGFCAVNFHNRFSPAAEMFTGYQSEGRFGKISHVRANYVRSRGIPGVGSWFTDESVSGGGAVVDIGVHAIDFALYLMGYPRVEEVFAVTRSQFGDREDYVDPGDWYDETEDAVFDVEDSATATIRCADDRTISLEVAWAANEPESQEVVARGTDAGARLELGGDELTVFDAGRAGTDHLRESTMSGASLDHAGWEGSAKQFLDAVGGEAPPLNTVDEALTVQRVIDAIYRSADSGSCVSVAPDRA; encoded by the coding sequence ATGACAGAACAGGACGCGGTCCGGCTCGGCGTCGTCGGGCTCGGATTTATGGGACAGACGCACGCGACAAACGCCGAGGAGCTCGGCCACGAGGTCGTCGCCGGAACCGACCTCGACCCCGACGCCCGCGAGGCGTTCGCAGCGACGTACGACGCGGCGACCTACGAGGACGTCGACGAGATGTACGACGCCGAGGCGTTAGACGCCGTCGCCGTCTCGACGCCGAACGCCTACCACGAGTCGGCGGCCGTCGGCGCGCTCGAACGCGACATCGACGTGCTCTGCGAGAAGCCGCTGGCCGATACGCTCGACAGCGCCGAGCGGATCGCCGCCGCCGCAGACGACTCGGACGGGTTTTGCGCCGTCAACTTCCACAATCGGTTCTCGCCCGCCGCGGAGATGTTCACCGGCTACCAGTCCGAAGGACGCTTCGGCAAGATCAGCCACGTTCGGGCGAACTACGTCCGCAGCCGTGGCATCCCCGGCGTCGGCTCGTGGTTCACCGACGAGTCCGTCTCCGGCGGGGGCGCCGTCGTCGACATCGGCGTCCACGCCATCGACTTCGCGCTGTATCTCATGGGCTATCCCCGCGTCGAGGAGGTGTTCGCGGTCACGCGGAGCCAGTTCGGCGACCGCGAGGACTACGTCGATCCCGGTGACTGGTACGACGAGACCGAGGACGCCGTCTTCGACGTCGAGGACTCCGCGACGGCGACGATCCGCTGTGCCGACGACCGGACGATCTCGCTGGAGGTCGCGTGGGCCGCAAACGAGCCCGAGTCACAGGAAGTCGTCGCCCGCGGCACCGACGCCGGTGCGCGGCTCGAACTCGGCGGCGACGAGCTGACCGTCTTCGACGCGGGCCGTGCGGGCACCGACCATCTCCGCGAGTCGACGATGTCCGGCGCGTCGCTGGACCACGCCGGCTGGGAGGGGTCGGCAAAGCAGTTCCTCGACGCCGTCGGCGGCGAGGCGCCGCCGCTGAACACCGTCGACGAGGCCCTGACCGTCCAGCGCGTGATCGACGCCATCTACCGATCGGCCGACTCGGGCTCTTGTGTCTCGGTCGCTCCCGACCGAGCGTAG
- a CDS encoding four-helix bundle copper-binding protein produces the protein MSLAEISSEIDHLNDAERDCLENCFEAAETCEWCADECLDEDEDMARCIRLCRDVADIASMHARFMARESGYSQHLADVCAEVCEECAEECERHDHHHCQVCADVVRECAESCREMAS, from the coding sequence ATGTCACTAGCAGAAATCTCATCCGAAATCGACCACCTGAACGACGCCGAACGGGACTGCTTAGAGAACTGCTTCGAGGCCGCAGAGACCTGCGAGTGGTGCGCAGACGAGTGCCTCGACGAGGACGAGGACATGGCGCGGTGCATCCGGCTCTGTCGAGACGTAGCCGACATCGCCAGCATGCACGCTCGCTTTATGGCCCGCGAGTCCGGTTACAGCCAGCATCTCGCAGACGTGTGCGCCGAGGTCTGTGAAGAATGCGCCGAGGAGTGCGAGCGCCACGACCACCACCACTGTCAGGTCTGTGCCGACGTGGTCCGGGAGTGCGCCGAGAGCTGCCGAGAAATGGCGTCGTAA
- a CDS encoding MFS transporter: MDSRRTWTLTIFLFVVGDAVATQTRGPLLRSFQSSFGVSEALLGLVAPAGTIGFVVAILGVGFVTGRIDLRWTLLAGALATGLALFAMSVAPIYVLFLIALVGQGAAAGAFRGGDRPILSHLFPARRGRVFSLYALAWAIGAVAGPLAVTAVLAVADWRVTYALLGLWFLPLVAVLWRLDLPESASNERTLSLSELRRLLGRPSIFGATSAMTLIGAIEGIVFTWLPYYASTLIARDLANALLSVYLLAYIPGRMANTWLIDRTRYLPLALALTVLSIPTLAVAFAGISGPALFAAVFVAGLCVSGLFPTVLSYGVDAEPEYSGPINALTTGGTYLGIALAPPIVGWLAERAGVQTAMYLTVALTVGLLVVTAATWAVAGHPEGT, translated from the coding sequence ATGGACTCTCGTCGGACGTGGACGCTCACGATCTTCCTGTTCGTCGTCGGCGACGCCGTCGCCACGCAGACGCGGGGGCCGTTGCTCCGAAGCTTCCAGTCGTCGTTCGGGGTCTCTGAAGCCCTGCTCGGACTCGTGGCGCCGGCGGGGACGATCGGCTTCGTCGTGGCGATCCTCGGCGTCGGCTTCGTCACCGGCCGGATCGACCTTCGGTGGACGCTACTTGCCGGCGCGCTGGCGACGGGGCTGGCGCTGTTTGCGATGAGCGTCGCGCCGATCTACGTCCTGTTTCTGATCGCGCTGGTGGGGCAAGGCGCCGCCGCCGGGGCGTTTCGGGGCGGCGACCGACCGATCCTGAGCCACCTCTTTCCGGCCCGCCGCGGGCGGGTGTTCAGCCTCTACGCGCTGGCGTGGGCGATCGGCGCCGTCGCCGGGCCGCTTGCTGTCACGGCTGTGCTCGCTGTCGCCGACTGGCGCGTGACCTACGCCCTGCTGGGGCTGTGGTTCCTGCCGCTGGTCGCCGTGCTGTGGCGACTCGACCTGCCCGAGAGCGCGAGCAACGAACGGACGCTCTCGCTGTCCGAGCTCCGGCGGCTGCTCGGCCGGCCGTCGATCTTCGGGGCGACCTCGGCGATGACGCTGATCGGCGCGATCGAGGGGATCGTGTTCACGTGGCTTCCGTACTACGCGTCGACGCTGATCGCGCGCGATCTGGCCAACGCCCTGCTGTCGGTGTACCTGCTCGCGTACATCCCCGGCCGGATGGCGAACACGTGGCTGATCGACCGGACCCGATATCTCCCCCTCGCGCTCGCGTTGACCGTGCTGTCGATCCCGACGCTCGCGGTCGCGTTCGCGGGCATCTCCGGACCGGCGCTGTTCGCCGCAGTGTTCGTCGCCGGCCTCTGTGTCTCGGGGCTCTTCCCGACGGTGCTGTCCTACGGCGTCGACGCCGAACCCGAGTACAGCGGTCCGATCAACGCGCTGACGACCGGCGGAACGTATCTCGGCATCGCGCTGGCGCCGCCGATCGTCGGGTGGCTCGCCGAACGGGCGGGCGTCCAGACGGCGATGTATCTCACGGTCGCGCTGACCGTCGGACTGCTCGTGGTGACGGCGGCGACGTGGGCCGTCGCGGGGCATCCGGAGGGAACGTGA
- a CDS encoding DUF7260 family protein, producing MGSTQASAGVYRLGEPEFQRGCSDVGCAAVDALSSQAVLVATATVTCLALAALTFLHSAREAGEEERSRVTEERSALERFQRRVQKLSVGAQTPAATGNGGATLARANVAETHSDLRAVKQAYEETVMAVDHYDDDYGEPLAEHMSAEFGDDVAAAVVGGTALTPPVKRALLQKTDAAIDDRTAFLQTLSEESDSVAAASNDLGAIEHRLEGLEDRQCLQQSFPELTEAWEDLDDLEAECREVVARRQDQIQHSAGGADWRDDGHSLCAYLYEPLPVTYPALADGTLLLDRIRTTKRRVADALTRRV from the coding sequence ATGGGCTCTACACAGGCGAGCGCTGGCGTCTACCGGCTCGGGGAGCCGGAGTTCCAGCGGGGGTGCTCTGATGTCGGCTGTGCGGCCGTCGACGCGCTGTCCTCACAGGCGGTGCTGGTGGCGACGGCGACGGTGACGTGCCTCGCACTGGCCGCGCTGACGTTTCTGCACTCCGCGCGGGAGGCGGGCGAGGAGGAGCGATCACGCGTCACCGAAGAGCGCTCGGCGCTCGAACGGTTCCAACGGCGCGTTCAGAAGCTGTCGGTCGGCGCACAAACGCCGGCTGCGACGGGCAACGGCGGGGCAACGCTGGCCCGGGCCAACGTCGCCGAGACGCACTCCGACCTCCGGGCCGTGAAACAAGCCTACGAGGAGACCGTCATGGCGGTCGATCACTACGACGACGACTACGGCGAACCACTCGCCGAGCATATGAGCGCGGAGTTCGGCGACGACGTGGCAGCGGCCGTCGTCGGCGGCACAGCGCTGACGCCGCCGGTGAAACGCGCGTTGCTCCAGAAGACCGACGCGGCGATCGACGATCGAACGGCGTTCCTGCAGACGCTATCGGAAGAAAGCGACTCGGTGGCTGCGGCGAGCAACGATCTCGGAGCAATCGAGCACCGACTCGAAGGGCTCGAAGACCGGCAGTGCCTCCAGCAGTCGTTCCCGGAACTGACCGAGGCGTGGGAGGACCTCGACGACCTCGAAGCCGAGTGCCGAGAGGTGGTGGCTCGGCGACAGGATCAGATCCAGCACAGCGCCGGCGGCGCCGATTGGCGCGACGACGGGCACAGCCTCTGTGCGTATCTCTACGAGCCGCTGCCCGTAACCTATCCCGCGCTGGCCGACGGCACGCTCTTGCTCGATCGCATCCGGACGACGAAAAGGCGAGTCGCCGACGCCCTGACCCGGCGGGTGTAG
- a CDS encoding HalOD1 output domain-containing protein, whose amino-acid sequence MTGTTHGGHDRQQRIKREWDETTPPSTALVRAVANARGVEPTDLRPLYEVVDAEALDSLVRERDVTMTVEYHDFLATIHGDGRIELVDCEDES is encoded by the coding sequence ATGACTGGCACGACACACGGCGGACACGACAGACAGCAGCGAATCAAACGGGAGTGGGACGAGACGACGCCGCCGTCGACCGCGCTCGTCCGAGCGGTCGCCAATGCGCGCGGCGTCGAGCCGACGGACCTCCGACCGCTGTACGAGGTGGTCGACGCCGAGGCGCTCGACTCGCTAGTACGGGAACGCGACGTGACGATGACTGTCGAGTATCACGACTTTTTGGCGACGATTCACGGCGACGGACGCATCGAACTGGTCGACTGCGAAGACGAGTCATAG